In Lotus japonicus ecotype B-129 chromosome 5, LjGifu_v1.2, one genomic interval encodes:
- the LOC130718325 gene encoding uncharacterized protein LOC130718325: protein MATENSIITNISTPKPQTTLDNNEPAANKAKNIFKVALFMMRSQKSRVVPVDEESKSVWRKLVGSMRPLHLQSNNSPPAQPKNNSNRKLKKMVTMPCKSVANYSLSEDGLEYAASDFTNSPSPLHRRYASAIGLSEMVPEDEENEKEEYNVIVENENEEEESDEGDGNGDDMIDAKAEDFIAQFYQQMRLQRLDVVDSRYNEISQRSLGL from the coding sequence ATGGCTACAGAAAACTCCATCATCACCAACATTAGTACTCCAAAACCACAAACAACCCTGGACAATAACGAACCTGCAGCTAATAAAGCCAAGAACATTTTTAAGGTGGCGCTGTTCATGATGCGTTCGCAAAAATCGCGAGTGGTTCCGGTGGATGAGGAGTCCAAGAGCGTGTGGAGGAAGCTGGTGGGGTCTATGAGGCCGTTGCACCTGCAAAGCAACAATTCTCCACCGGCTCAACCCAAGAATAATAGCAACCGGAAGCTGAAGAAGATGGTCACCATGCCGTGTAAAAGTGTTGCTAATTATTCCCTCAGCGAGGATGGGTTGGAATATGCTGCATCTGATTTTACTAATTCCCCGTCTCCATTACATCGCCGTTACGCTTCGGCCATTGGGCTGAGTGAAATGGTGCCCGAGGACGAGGAGAATGAGAAGGAGGAATATAATGTTATTgttgagaatgagaatgaggaggaggaaAGTGATGAAGGCGATGGTAATGGTGATGACATGATTGATGCCAAAGCTGAGGATTTTATTGCTCAGTTTTACCAGCAAATGAGGTTGCAGAGGTTGGATGTGGTGGATAGTCGTTACAATGAGATAAGTCAGAGGTCATTAGGGTTATGA
- the LOC130717227 gene encoding uncharacterized protein LOC130717227, giving the protein MSSQRGEEDHAAEEERGRRTPLLVHDHDSSILILHQNEDTIVPLPPDHKPSPSLSVPSQRLASLDVFRGLTVALMILVDNVGRAFPSLNHSPWFGLTLADFVMPFFLFGVGVSIALVFKKVSSKPNATKKVISRTIKLFLLGLLLQGGYFHGRGHLTYGVDLSKIRWLGVLQRIAIGYFFASTSEIWLVNNNILVDSPAAYARKYSIQWMFSILLCSVYLCLLYALYIPDWKFEHSNFLRNVHCGVRGSLEPPCNAVGFIDRLILGENHIYQRPVYRRTKECSVNSPDYGPLPPDSPGWCLAPFDPEGILSSLMAAITCFMGLQFGHILVIFQGHKQRILLWSVFSFFLLLIGYVLEILGIPLSKALYTLSYMCVTAGASGLVLTAIYYIVDIGHFRKPTALLQWMGMNALIVYALAACDIFPLVIQGFYWHSPENNLVDASETLLQNVFHSEKWGTLAFVIVGILFWCLFAGFLHKKGIYIKM; this is encoded by the exons ATGTCAAGCCAAAGAGGTGAAGAAGATCACGCTgcggaagaagaaagaggaagaagaacacCCCTTCTTGTTCATGATCATGATTCCTCAATTCTCATTCTTCATCAAAACGAAGACACCATCGTTCCTTTACCACCCGATCATAAACCTTCACCCTCTCTTTCCGTTCCCAGTCAACGCCTCGCTTCTCTCGATGTCTTCCGCGGCTTAACCGTTGCG TTGATGATTTTAGTTGATAATGTGGGAAGAGCTTTTCCATCTTTGAATCATTCTCCATGGTTTGGGCTCACGCTTGCTGATTTTGTGATGCCGTTTTTCCTCTTTGGGGTTGGCGTTTCAATCGCTCTGGTATTCAAG AAAGTCTCTAGCAAACCAAATGCCACAAAGAAAGTCATATCAAGGACAATTAAGCTTTTCCTTTTGGGGCTGTTGCTACAAG GTGGCTATTTCCATGGGCGCGGCCATTTAACTTATGGAGTTGATTTAAGCAAGATACGCTGGCTTGGTGTACTTCAG AGGATAGCTATTGGGTATTTCTTTGCGTCTACATCAGAGATTTGGCTAGTGAACAATAATATTTTGGTTGACTCACCAGCAGCTTATGCGAGGAAATACTCCATTCAGTG GATGTTTTCTATCTTACTTTGCTCAGTGTACCTTTGCTTGCTCTATGCCCTCTATATTCCAGATTGGAAGTTCGAACATTCTAACTTTCTTCGAAAT GTTCATTGTGGAGTGAGGGGCAGTCTTGAACCTCCTTGTAATGCTGTGGGATTTATTGATAGATTAATTCTTGGTGAAAATCATATATACCAGCGTCCTGTGTATAGAAGAACAAAG GAGTGCAGTGTTAATTCACCTGATTATGGACCCTTGCCTCCAGATTCACCTGGATGGTGTCTTGCACCATTTGACCCAGAGGGTATATTGAG TTCACTGATGGCTGCCATTACATGTTTCATGGGACTGCAATTTGGGCACATACTTGTAATTTTTCAG GGTCACAAGCAGAGGATACTTCTTTGGTCTGTGTTTTCCTTCTTTCTATTGCTGATTGGATATGTTCTGGAGATTTTAG GAATTCCTTTATCAAAAGCTCTGTACACATTAAGCTACATGTGCGTCACTGCAGGAGCATCAGGCTTGGTCTTGACTGCTATCTATTACATT GTTGACATAGGACATTTTAGAAAGCCTACAGCTTTACTACAATGGATGGGAATGAATGCTCTTATTGTATACGCATTGGCTGCTTGTGATATATTCCCGTTAGTTATCCAGGGTTTCTATTGGCATTCTCCTGAAAATAACTTG GTTGATGCCAGTGAAACTTTACTACAGAACGTATTTCATTCTGAAAAGTGGGGTACACTGGCCTTTGTAATAGTTGGGATTTTATTCTGGTGTCTTTTTGCTGGTTTCCTTCACAAGAAAGggatatatataaaaatgtaa
- the LOC130717228 gene encoding F-box/kelch-repeat protein At3g23880-like has translation MRPCNNMRQHLEHIVAPSPPPPPPPPPPPSPVLPHELILEILSLLPVKPLIQFKSVCKSWNSLISDPQFAKLHLRRSSPYNTDFTHLQLLFSCKPDDSNRKHASSCSVSSLIQNPSPNLPAQGSLFDLKDKCRVFGSCNGLISLVSFTKGELSIHIWNPATRTVSPNPPPLLLAGTIYKCSNFGFGYDCLTDTYKVVMCFARNSVHVYSLSDSSWRCIQPLPSFPNLGQGPQDGVYFSGSLNWVACDEWGSVQFHIVSLDLGKETYTRLAMPGDHIGTEPLLGVLRGFLCLSDDYEQTHFVIWRMNEFGVGGSWTRLVNVSYDYLDTSGYPNFHLGMNVLCMSENDDILMVSYLDQSQAILYNRRDNSLQRIEFPNNISFGCNVKYYLESLISPC, from the coding sequence ATGCGACCCTGCAACAACATGCGACAACACCTGGAGCACATCGTTGCTCcttcgccgccaccaccaccaccaccaccaccaccaccatcacctgtTCTCCCTCACGAACTCATCTTAGAAATCCTCTCACTGCTTCCCGTAAAGCCTCTCATCCAATTCAAATCCGTCTGCAAATCCTGGAATTCCCTCATCTCAGATCCCCAATTCGCCAAGCTCCACCTCCGCCGATCATCCCCTTACAACACCGACTTCACCCACCTCCAGTTACTGTTCTCCTGCAAACCCGACGATTCCAATCGAAAACACGCCTCATCTTGCTCTGTAAGTTCTCTCATCCAAAACCCTTCTCCCAATTTACCTGCACAGGGTTCTCTCTTCGATTTGAAGGACAAGTGCCGTGTCTTTGGTTCCTGCAATGGTTTGATCTCTTTGGTTAGTTTCACCAAAGGAGAATTGTCTATTCATATATGGAACCCCGCTACGAGAACAGTTTCTCCAAACCCCCCACCGTTACTTCTTGCAGGGACCATCTATAAGTGTAGTAATTTTGGGTTTGGTTATGATTGTTTAACTGATACATACAAGGTGGTGATGTGTTTTGCAAGAAACTCTGTGCATGTTTACAGTTTGAGTGACAGTAGTTGGAGATGCATTCAACCTTTGCCTTCATTTCCTAATCTAGGACAAGGGCCACAAGATGGAGTTTACTTTAGTGGTAGTCTTAATTGGGTTGCTTGTGATGAATGGGGAAGTGTCCAGTTCCATATAGTTTCACTTGATTTAGGGAAGGAGACGTACACGCGGTTGGCTATGCCTGGTGATCACATCGGTACTGAGCCACTTCTTGGGGTTTTAAGGGGTTTCTTGTGTCTTTCTGATGATTATGAGCAGACTCATTTTGTTATTTGGCGAATGAACGAGTTTGGAGTTGGGGGATCCTGGACTCGTTTGGTGAACGTTAGTTATGATTATCTTGACACTTCTGGTTACCCGAATTTTCATCTTGGGATGAATGTATTGTGCATGTCTGAAAATGATGATATCCTGATGGTGTCATATTTAGATCAGTCCCAAGCAATTCTATACAACCGGAGAGATAATAGTTTACAGCGTATAGAATTTCCGAACAATATATCCTTTGGCTGCAATGTCAAGTATTACCTCGAAAGCTTAATTTCACCTTGTTGA